The window TTTTATACCTTTTCTGATTTCATTGTATTTACTATTAAATCCCAAAGAAACCTTAGAGAAAGAAAATTTGAATTTCTCATTTTTATTGGTTGTTTGGTGGATCGGATTTTCTTGTAACTTTTTAGCATTGTTTGGAGTAAATGTTTTTCCTTTTGGAATGGCAATAGACACGATCATTAGCGTTTTGTTTTCCTTGCTATTGACAAGGTATTGGAGAAGCCACTTTTTTGTTCTAGCGATTGAATTCTTTTCTGTACTGAGTTGTACGATCCTTTGTTTTATTCTCATCCATTGGGCTATGGATTTTAATTTCTCTATCCGATACTTTGGTTCGTTTATAATAGGTATGGTATTTGTATTTTTTTTATTCCATTTCTTTCAGTTTATGAAATCAAAAAATTCAAATCCTTTTCTTTGGAATAGGGATATTGATTTAAAAAATGGAACTTTTCAATTTGAATTCGATACAACAAAATTAAAACAGAAACTCAACTACTATGATGTAACAAAAAAAGAAATTCAAATCGCAGAAATGATCACAAGAGGATTTTCTAAGAAACAAATTCGGTTTTATTTAGATATCACAGATGGCACTTTTCGGAATCATTTGAGCAACTTGTATGCAAAAACCATTGATTTGGAATCCCCACAAACGACAGGAGATAAATTCCAAAGATTGATTTATTTTTTAACCAAGTGATAGCAAACTCAAATTTTCATGACATTTGTCATGGGTTTTCGTTTGGTTCATGACAAAACGAGGATTCCCAATCGCTCTTTCAACGCGTATTATAAAGGGTATGAAAGAACATACTCTAACAATCCCTTGGCTAAACCAAATCATAGTGATTGGCTTGGCAATCTTCCTCTTGATTCTAATGAGTTTCTATCTATTTAGAAAAGCATTTCAAGTTTTCCCGAATCAAATAAATGCGATCATCCTCACTTGGTCAAAAGTTTCCCTGCTCTTAGGAATCAATATAGTTATTTCTTACTTTGGTTTCTTAGAAACGTTTTCCTTTCCGCCGAGAATGCCACTCCTTGCCATTTCGTTCACGATCATCGCGGGTCTTTTGATAATCAAATCACCACTATTTAGTGTAATTAGGAGCTTCGGATCTGAAAAAATCTTATTATTCCAAGTCTGGAGATTGATTCCAGAAATGGTTATTTTCGTGAATGTACAATCCGGAATTCAAGCAGAGATCATGACATTTACTGGGAATAATTATGATATTCTAACAGCACTTACAGCACCAATTCTTTATTTCGTTACCAAAAAGTATACACTGAGATTTAAATGGATCTTAATTTGGAATGTACTTTCGCTCATCAATTTAATCCATACATTGATGATGGGTGTACTCTCGGCGCCTTATCCGATCCAAGTTTATATGACGGAACCTTCAAACCAAATCATCGGATTCTTTCCGATGACAATCATTCCTTTATACTTTGTTCCTGTGGCAATTCTCTCACATCTGTTCGGAATATTCATTGGATATAATCAAATCAATGAAAAAAATAGGTTATAACATTCTAAAAATTGGAATAGGTAAACCTACACCTAACTGAAATTGGAAGGGAAAAACGAATAGATAGGCAAATGAATTCTTTCTGAAAGGATTCGTACAAAAACACAATCAGTCGAAAGTATGCTTCCGACTGATTATCAAATCGAAGCGAACATTATTTTTGTAAAAATAAGTTTTCTAAAGGAAAAAAGACATCTCGACTCACACCAATCGGCATATAAAATTCTATTTTTTCCACAAAGTTGGCAGATCCTCCATACACTTCTATCGCTACAGAAGTTTCTTTTGGTTCCAATAAGAGTGTTTCTTGGAATTTTGGATACACTTTCATAGGAGCAAAAAAGTATGAAATCACATTCTTGAATGGAAATGTTGCGGTTAAACAATTCATTTTGGGAATTGAAAATGTTACAAATTTGTTTTGAATGGATTTGATTTGAGATTCCGACAATCCATCCATACGACATCCTAAAACAGATCTCAATTTTTCAGGTGGTGTGTCTGGACTGTCCAAGTACAAAGCCAAACTATTACATTCAGTGATTCCAATTGATTCCCAATCGTTTTGGAATTTTTCCCAACTCTCTTTTAGATTTTCATATGGACCCGTATGCGTATGAACAAAGATTGTTTGAGGTCCAAATGTTCCACGCTCTACTTCCACTTGTTTGAATCCGCCCATATATGCATAAAAGGAAATTCCGATCACTAGGATGATTCCAAAAGTGAACCCAATTTTCTTTAAAATTTTCATATGTTTTTCTCTCCAAATCAATTTTGATCAATCCATTTCACTTGGTAGTGACTTACTTGCACTTTTTTCAAATTGTAACATCCTTTCATGACTGATACCAATGAGATTGTGAGTTAAGACAAGAGAGTCCCCCAAATAATCAGGAGCCAATCGAATTTCCACAACACGATACCATGTTTCCTTTGGTGGCACACTAAACGCATGATTCACACACAAACATTTGAACTTAAATCCAAAACTATGTTCAACAGGCATTGCCGAGTGAGGTGCAGCAAAAAAATAAACAGGTTTTTCCGTTGTATTTTTCATCACGAGCAAAAACTGTTTTTTAGAACCAGGTTTCAACACAATTTGTCCATTGGGAATCGGATCACCAAAGGGAGCCCTTTTTCCTTCAGGGACTGAGCCAGTTGTCCATAGAGCAAGAACTTGTGCTCCACTCGGTTCCCGAATTTCCATTTCCAATGGCAACGAGGTGTATTCCCATTTCACATCGAGTTTCACATGACTTGATGGCTTTGGATTTGTCACCATTACTTCGTTATGTTGGTGAGTTACCGCTTTTTCTTTTTCATCACAAGAAAAGATAAAAAAACAGAACGCCAATACTACGAAACGAACAACCGAATTTCGAATCCAAAAACTGATCATTTCGTTTTACTCTAAATTCAGTTCTAACGTTGAAAAATCTAAGTTATTTGTTTTTTTAGAATTGATGAGATAAAACTGTTTTCCTTTGATTTGTAAGGTAACAAATTCTTGGAATATTTTCTCAGTATTGTTTGGGTCAGGATTTTTTACCATATTACAATCCCTACCACATCCATTACAATCGCCACCACCGTAATCTAAAAAGTTTGTGAATGTTTGTTTCCTTAAAAATCCAAAGATGCGAAGTTGAATTTTGCCAGGAGTCATTTCTTTTACTTCATAATTACCAAGTCCATAAAAACGATTCGAACTTTCTTCACCCGCATCATAATTGGTTCTTGCGGTTGAACCTTCTAAAAAGAAGGTTCCGTCCGACCTGAATCGAATGGTCCAATCAGAAGATGTAGGTGGATCCATATTCTCTTCAATAGGGACTTGGTTCTCAGCTCCCGCAGGTTGGTCTGTGACAACTTCGTCACCTGACACTGCATACACTTCCCTTCCTGTCAATCCACGATTCAATACCATCCGGAGAGATGCTTTTGTAAAAGATTCAAAATTTTTAGAAGCTGTGTCTTTTGATTTAGGGAGAGTGTCCAAAACAAACCAATCCCCATCATGCCCAAATCGAAGCTCTGATAGTACAATTCCTTTTTCCGAATATCCTGGATAAATCTCTTCCACTTTCATGGTTAGATTTTTGCCTTGGAATGTCGTTGGAAGTTGGATCTCTTGGCTTCCCATTGTATCCTCCACATTGATTTTTGCGGAATAACCATCATCGCCAGTGATTAAAAAAGATTTTACCCTACCATTTTTGATGCAGTGAACATCTGATCTTTGATAACCGTTCCAAATTTTGATTACTGATATCTTTTTAGATTTCGCAAAATTAAAGTTAAACGAAACTCCAACTCCACCTTTCACGGAAGCATATCCGTTTTCATACTTGGAATCAAAGAGATTCATAACAGAATAAGTTGGTTCCGGAGATGCGGTCTCAGAAGCAGTGACAGAACCCGAAATGACTTCAGGAGTGAAGGTTCGATATGCTTTTTTGCTTTCATCGTAAAACTTTACAGATTTTAGACAAATATTCTGATTCCTTTGAAAATTCAATGTCACCGAACGCGCTTGCACAACTGGATCAAATAAAACTTCTGAATTCGATTTTTCAATGTCCGTACTCGCATACACTTCATCAAAGTTAACATACGCTGCGATCCGATCTTTGAACTGGCCACCACATGATTCAATCGAAACCTTGGT of the Leptospira biflexa serovar Patoc strain 'Patoc 1 (Paris)' genome contains:
- a CDS encoding GyrI-like domain-containing protein; this translates as MKILKKIGFTFGIILVIGISFYAYMGGFKQVEVERGTFGPQTIFVHTHTGPYENLKESWEKFQNDWESIGITECNSLALYLDSPDTPPEKLRSVLGCRMDGLSESQIKSIQNKFVTFSIPKMNCLTATFPFKNVISYFFAPMKVYPKFQETLLLEPKETSVAIEVYGGSANFVEKIEFYMPIGVSRDVFFPLENLFLQK
- a CDS encoding helix-turn-helix transcriptional regulator is translated as MIGDLQIPLLLSLAALVSNFSVLLLTLGKNFPILITIRFVSIVLILGNSFLIGTFLSGSEGEAYVYFHLFRSVIFFIPYLFLKVTYNLTARKQNSRLLQIALLLTIFYVLFINIDYLRSESLLIAGWNRNPWGFWPILHLRAKIFIGIGFFIPFLISLYLLLNPKETLEKENLNFSFLLVVWWIGFSCNFLALFGVNVFPFGMAIDTIISVLFSLLLTRYWRSHFFVLAIEFFSVLSCTILCFILIHWAMDFNFSIRYFGSFIIGMVFVFFLFHFFQFMKSKNSNPFLWNRDIDLKNGTFQFEFDTTKLKQKLNYYDVTKKEIQIAEMITRGFSKKQIRFYLDITDGTFRNHLSNLYAKTIDLESPQTTGDKFQRLIYFLTK
- the lsa20 gene encoding LIC11469 family lipoprotein adhesin Lsa20, producing the protein MISFWIRNSVVRFVVLAFCFFIFSCDEKEKAVTHQHNEVMVTNPKPSSHVKLDVKWEYTSLPLEMEIREPSGAQVLALWTTGSVPEGKRAPFGDPIPNGQIVLKPGSKKQFLLVMKNTTEKPVYFFAAPHSAMPVEHSFGFKFKCLCVNHAFSVPPKETWYRVVEIRLAPDYLGDSLVLTHNLIGISHERMLQFEKSASKSLPSEMD
- a CDS encoding NADase-type glycan-binding domain-containing protein: MKIKSNLLLVLILLTAFVVNCGKKLHFSMVTSTSMENGLPFLLLDGSEWKAEPGAEFVKVHFYADNAFPLTKVSIESCGGQFKDRIAAYVNFDEVYASTDIEKSNSEVLFDPVVQARSVTLNFQRNQNICLKSVKFYDESKKAYRTFTPEVISGSVTASETASPEPTYSVMNLFDSKYENGYASVKGGVGVSFNFNFAKSKKISVIKIWNGYQRSDVHCIKNGRVKSFLITGDDGYSAKINVEDTMGSQEIQLPTTFQGKNLTMKVEEIYPGYSEKGIVLSELRFGHDGDWFVLDTLPKSKDTASKNFESFTKASLRMVLNRGLTGREVYAVSGDEVVTDQPAGAENQVPIEENMDPPTSSDWTIRFRSDGTFFLEGSTARTNYDAGEESSNRFYGLGNYEVKEMTPGKIQLRIFGFLRKQTFTNFLDYGGGDCNGCGRDCNMVKNPDPNNTEKIFQEFVTLQIKGKQFYLINSKKTNNLDFSTLELNLE